In Lycium ferocissimum isolate CSIRO_LF1 chromosome 3, AGI_CSIRO_Lferr_CH_V1, whole genome shotgun sequence, the genomic window tcagaacttacacaaataggacccgattactctaagatCCTCAgtaagtgacgccatgaattataatatacgtaaatttggtacgccgcctcaattggcccgaggtgggcccctttgttcctgggattttctttattgttttatttgacttatcatggaagtagaatctaaaggaaaccTTGGGTTATTGTCTCGACTAATAAGAGATAGCCGCTTTAACTAGTCcatcgattccaaggcttgtttttcttcctaaaatttataaatgttttctaaaatatttatttttctccaaattaaagttgtacACTTTTTGAAAGTCCTTACAACTaaaatgacgactatgattctatgatggaaataaTTATGCTGAAGgtgaggaaatgtctatgacattacctaacatgacatgatataatatgatatgctatatgtgttacacctcgcatttttgcacatttgagtattccgagttaatgtcgggaagttaaggacaaggttaaaatttttcttagaatgcgtaagttgtttattcatcctttgtattggaatggagcgttaagggcaaatttggaataagaaagatttggaggctaaaagtgggggaaataatttcatgaaatggcacaagtgtatattatatatttgtgggctaaatatatgtataaatgggCAAGCATGACTAAGCCCAATTTGGATTATGGACCAAAGATGACCAAGCCcaactaaattagtcatcttttaatttgaagaaaaaaagaagaaaattctagaaaaatttggaagaagaagaggcatgtgcatggtcatgtgccacttatgtatatatatatatgtgttggtcATCActttggaattcaagaaaattcaagaaagagaacaaaagaaagatgaaaaaaaaaagagggagaggggttcggccaaggggctggccgaacagccctttgatggtgatcatggaaaattttccTCCTCAtgtttccctactaattggaaggttctctacgacatggagtggttgatGGAAgtagaaaaccattcgttgttgAAATTCCTCAAGCCTAGCCGAGGGGAAGTTCAATGGAACAAGGTGAGGTTCAATTTTCTTTGTATGTTTCATAggagtttatgcatgttgtaagatgtagaagtgaagaaaatcatgaaaatatggatatggtaTGTGGCCGTATGTGTTGGGGTGATGTGTAGGGATAATGTTTTAAGTGAATTTAGCATGTCtatgtgttgttgtagagtgtagaaaatgaatgaaaatttatgaagttatgcatattgttgttgagccgtgcataggggctgatttggaagtaatgtaattttaatattccttcttgagtttatgaaagtaatgttgtaaacgtatgggATTGTCGATATGGATTAtgagttggaaaaaaagaaaatgtgttattgacgtcctaatgtagttgaaggaatTCGGGTGAAGTAGCATATGGTTTAGGTTGTTTTGAAAATCGTATATATTGCTTGgagtgttcttaaatcgtgtttgaaaggcctcgaataatattgaacgaacgatcaataatgtgagtttgaatgggcgtagtttatttgaaggtgaatgaaatgttattgaattaaattgtatatgtttggagatgctattgttggttttgttgttgatattgtggccgagttccattctcggattgttgttaaattgggccgagccatattctcgggacggtgtatttattAGGGGGAAATCTTGTCGAAATTGCTACGtacaaagtgttgctttaaagaatcGACTCCATAAATGCccttaactaaggtttggtaaatgcgaccatttgtagatttttggcggattttggagctcgaatttggagaagtaagaagcggaaaaggtatgtaaggcttcactttctttctttggcatgtcttagacgtaataggcttgaatacgtgtctcggggattactctgatcctagaaatccgagattgaaatttgattactattcattcaagagaattgaactaaatgccTATGAATAGTCGAAAGAATTTTCtagacacctagaacttgcatgaataggatccgtaaGCCCTAAGGCTCTCATAcgtcttgtcatgaaacgtgtTATATGTAAATGGTgttcgccgcctcatttgactcgaggtgggcccactattccctaatttcctcctatggctccttcggtttatttcaatattacaaatgcaaaagaaaacttttggatattatttcgactactaaataagaattgttttaactaaacccttgaccccaatgcataattttcttttctaaaaggttacaaatgttttccaaaatattctttttcttcaaaaaacccagttttacaatattgaaagtcttaataactagagcaatgactatgattctacgatgcctatgatcctatgaatactatgattccatgacgactacgatcctatgaagactgtgatcctatgaatgctatgatcctacgaatactatggtcctatgatgcctatgattctatgatggctatggttctatgatgactatgattctatgatgctatgatgcctatgattctatgacaactatgattgtATGactcgatatgctatgacatgttctacgttgacagtctcgccttatgattatcgttccttcaaggcgagacaaagcgaccatgattacttcataatgcgatcggaggtttccgaccttacgtcactccgataaatacatgatttccttagggctctcttgcatgctaaatatgaacatgggttggggggatgggatacttgaatacttggaatttggggaaggaactatgtttcattgccacctggtcactggcgatcatcccggacgcgggatgccctgacgcgggatttatggcgtaGCCGGAGTATTCccgcgctatgtgggcgagccgtctCGCGCGGTACTGGCGacctgatatgaccaaataagcatgcatgacatccgccccgtgggcactcatatgcacagttACTTCCGCTATCCTAtgctatgttctatgttctctatgcaagatatatgattcctatgtacaggtcacGGCTACCGACATGACatattctatgtttctatgcggttattgttcatatatacatttcttactatgttaccatctatgccttacatactcggtacactatccgtactgacgccccttcttgtgggcgctgcgtttcatgccgcgcaggtacccccagacgagtagaagtgtcacaccccgaccttactagggtgtgatgggcacccgacccttacctagggcttagcgaacccgccgactaacgtaacactcatgaccacactgggcccacaaaacataacatacgcacgtaaagaaaatttttcagaaaacaaacatgcctttcgtttttttttttcaaaccaaataaaatctcgcaatcgtatgaaaaccgtaatataaggcataaatGTAACTCGGCtatatatagccgcttgccaaacacatcacgtagcataatgcatacaaacacaccccgctacatagccgcttacaaaacgactcccgatacatatcatacatacacctgcctcgcaaagtctctatcataactcgaacaccatacaaaacactcgactcggcggccgggaggaaatggagctcgccaatccggcctggagcatcttcgctaacatcaccgactcatccgcgggtaccgcgtggcatgaaacgcagcccccgaagaaagggggtcagtacgaaatatgtactgagcatgtaaagcatagcatacatcaaacgaggtctcAACCGAAGTGGAAAATAcaaaaagtgaagtcgtaacaacccaagtacttacatccgacacatacaaattaaacatactcataccgaacacatcataataaatgtacgaaataacattaaccgatgcgGGATTTGTCCTagaccaatgtggaattttacctcatctttgatttgccccaccatcggtgaacaaactcatcatagcatcatacattatcacataccaaatgcggcccataggaccggcggacgaacgtggtcgccaccccatccgcgccacaacacaagataacaccgagagagatttcaaatctccgtatccccaaaCACAagacatcatcacaacacatcataagccatatcacaagataactcccgcataaacggaacccggccctatggcgaggtccgggaaccgtaacacaaagataacaccggagtatattatagtgcgcacgatcacataccggccgggatccggtgaaagaggtaatggcgtaacgcacgaacagatcgtaagtaaccacacgcatatgtACATCGCgcgactcaaccgaatgatcgaacgaaccctcttttttttttgaaaatccaaaaccataaaaagtgcaacaagttttctcccgaatctcgctcgggtaTGTCAAACCAAACTTCtcgaaaccgttgttacgtatcaaaatcatgggcataaaaaaatccttatttccaacctcgacgaaaaaataaacaatcatagtgaagaaaatattagattttccgaaaaaaaaatccataaaggtagcactagaaaggccgcgggccctcggacggtgccgacccccgtccgagcccgactacgaggggtaagGGAGAGtaatgtcttatgaacttacatattatgttttggggcgtttcgaggtcgtatgcaaaagttacgacgttcgtagtttcgaagtcgtttaggaacaagtctcttttgaaaacaaaattctttttgaaaatagaactcttttgaaaccttaaaagtttaatcctataaaagacataagggtcataactcaaccgcgttaaagatacgaacatcaaggaacttatacgaatcgcttacacaatatttcaaactcaaccatatcaaagacatacaaaccacaacaccatactaaggatgccaacggacaagcaaatacgattcacaaacatactcgaaatttacgaatggaattaccccgaggcacatatcatgtcataccttaatttcgtctaagacatgccaaaaagaaaagaagggtaagcttcacatacctggtttgcttcctaggctaaccCAAACTCAACCTCGGtacgctcaaaatctacaataacgtcgataggcatcgaacattagtcatacgcgctaaagaatccaattccaaaccattactttttctacgtaTTTTGAAAGATTTCCACTTACAAAttgcacaaccccgagattttaactcggccaaattcatcaacaacaaccaaaccaacaaccatccaaacaagatttaaaaacattccgaacaatccacaaagtattcaagacaatcccaacaatatgctatgaaacccgaaaccttccaacttaatgaatacgacaataatgcgtttctttctttcaaattctcatactacgtcaacaattccctacgttaccaaattaccttcataaatataaggaaacatattaagatcatattgactttcaaaacagcccacaacaatacgacttcgacataagtcattaaacctttatttttcaccacataatccacaagaaacaacaactaaatattacatagaatttgttcatcacaCTCCCTTCAAAACAGCCCCATTCGGCCACTACACCATTCACACacaactttatgaatttcatccatttcaacacatcacaacatgttcaaaacgtCCACAACAATAtttaccaaacactaaataaaagtgGTTCAACATGCCTTCACCAACAACATATCCACACAGCTTCACTACATATTCCAtaactttatgaacttcattcatttttacatatcacaacatacatatacacctataaaacatgtagaagaggattgaatctcaccttctcctCTCAATTCTTTCTCTCGGCTGGGAGTAGGCATAGCATCAACGGATgatttccttgttccaacaaccactccacgtcgacgagagcccttcaattagtaggaaaacatgaagaagacATTTTTTCCATGCCCAACATAAGAGGGCAGATTCGGCCAGCCTTCATGGCAGCCgaactccctctctttcttttctcttccatgcttcttgaaaattctagggaaaAATATGACTTGTGTCATCTTGGCTTATACTTATCTATAAATATATGGCACATGCCGTACACATGCTCCatgtttttcatttctttttcttttctttttctcaaattctctagaattttcctaaggatgaaaaatgatgaaacatgAAGACTAAGTCATCTCTAAttccttataaaaaaaaatccgtgGCCTGGTCCAAAACCACGGCCCCactttggcttttttttttttttaaataatgggcccaaatttccataattcatttttttgggcccaaaatttttttccaactttcattctctaattttttccctttttccaatCTTTCCCCAACACTTCACACCCACAAAAATAATAGCGACTTTCATTAAAAAGTCAACAAAACgggaaatttaaaaatcttgtccataactccgcaaccaacttagaatattccaacgaaAGTACGGGATAACAAGAAGTCatttagaagatgttccaaaaaatgttggcaagctccccGCCCGGAGAGTCACGGCCCCACACGGCTAGGGCTATGATTGAGACCCTTCGCAGTTGGGTCTGAGTTCGGGCCCAAGAACAGTTCCCCGGtttatgtgtttttattttacgagCCCTCTTNNNNNNNNNNNNNNNNNNNNNNNNNNNNNNNNNNNNNNNNNNNNNNNNNNNNNNNNNNNNNNNNNNNNNNNNNNNNNNNNNNNNNNNNNNNNNNNNNNNNACATTTAAGATTACTCACTGCAATTCCGCCTCTTATCAACCTCCGATGAATGGAGCAGTTGAAGcagccaacaaaaacatcaagagaaTATTGTGGAAGATGATTGATAATTATAGACATTGGCACAAAAAGTTGCCATTGGCCCTTCTCGGTTATCGCACCACCGTTAGGACTTCAACTGGGGCAACGCCTTATCTTTTGGTCTATGGAACAGAGGCTGTGTTACTAGCAGAGGTAGAGATACCATCCTTGAGGATTATCCAAGAAGCTTAGTTGAGTGACGCCAAGTGGATACAAAATCGATATGAACAATTGATGCTCATTGATGAAAAGAGGATGAATGCAGTTTGTCGGGGACAACTTTATCAGAACAGGATGGCCAAAGCTTTCAACAAAAAGGTAAGATTGAGACAATTCAAACCGGGGCAATTGGTGTTGAAGCGCATATTCCCACACCAAAATGAAGCTAAGGGAAATTTTACGCCTAACTGGCAAGGGCCTTACATGGTTCACCGAGTACTAACTGGAGGAGCACTAATTCTAGCAGAAATGGATGGTGAAGTGTGGCCGAAAAGTATCAATGCAGATGCCGTCAGGAGATACTATGTTTAGgagcttttcatttattttataggTAATATTTTGTAATGTCTTTCTATGTAATGAAAACTACGTTCCCTCGGTAGGATACGTAGGAAACCCATATTGGGTTTGGACTCTTTAAGATAGGAATTTCTAAAATTTCCATTTGCTTGTAATATGAACTATGCCTGACCTGATTA contains:
- the LOC132048900 gene encoding uncharacterized protein LOC132048900, which gives rise to MNGAVEAANKNIKRILWKMIDNYRHWHKKLPLALLGYRTTVRTSTGATPYLLVYGTEAVLLAERMNAVCRGQLYQNRMAKAFNKKVRLRQFKPGQLVLKRIFPHQNEAKGNFTPNWQGPYMVHRVLTGGALILAEMDGEVWPKSINADAVRRYYV